ATCggagtaaaaaaagaaaacagcactaTGCTTTTCAGAAGCATCTTTATTAGAAAAGGTTTATTAATTAAGCAAGACAAGTTATCACCGTGTTACTCTGCtatattaattcaattcataTAATATGTCTCCTGTCAGAGCCATCATCATCACcgtcattttattaaaaatgcatacgCACAAGataataaaatcattttgttaTATGCTGTTgctgattaaaacaaatgtgttgtaCTGGAAGTCAATTTGGTTTCAGCTATCTTGTTAATTTTGTCATATATTAAAGAGAGTGACAGTTTGTGTTCATGTTGAACTGATTTTCTTTAGTAGAGAAACCTCTTCTGACTGAAACACCACTTTCTTGAAAGGTTTTATCAAAGGGAGTTGCATAAATTCATCTCTGATCTTTTCAGTGGGAACTTATTCTCTTCTGTTGTGGTCTATTTCTAGTCACTGAACCTCCAGAGAGCCGAGGCTGTCTCTGAACAAGGCTGAGAAGGTGGCAGATGGGTTCGACTTTTCTCTTGGTGTGTGAAAGCCATTCCTCCCCTAAGGGCCGAAGTCATGCCTCACGGCATTTTGAGCCTTTCTGTACCTGGACAACTCTGATCTTCCTCCCTCTCAGTCCCCCTTTCTGCGTCTGTCTTACAGCTCTGCCCTCCGCCACACTCCTCTCtaccttcttcctcctccaccccctccttccctccacaACTCTTGGTTTGACACTGGAGCACCAAAGCAGCACACCTGTCCAACCCCAACTCCCCTACCGGCTGCTCGCACTGCACCACAAAGATTCGGTAAAGCTCCAAGAGGACGATGAGGATGTTCTTGCACGTGAAGAAGATCATCAGCTGGTTGAGTACCTGCTCTTGGACCATGAGGTAGAGCCGGTAAATCAGGAACGGGCCGTCTTGGAGTCCCACCGTAAGCAGCAAGCTCCACACTTCACTGGAGCAGCAAGAGGAGAATGCTGATGGAGCACCAGGGCAACAGGAGAAGAGACCATTCAAACTTGTCTTTGGAGGCTCACCCTTTGGGGGTTGTGTCTGGGTGAGCACCAGAGGAAACTGCATGAGCGCCCAAGAGAAGAGGGCCAGGCCGATAATGACAACTGCTCGGTTGGTTTTGACCTCAGGTTCCTTGAAGGTGTCAAAGATGTCCAGGATGTCGGCGCCCAGTCCCACGTTCACCATGAGGAGCTGGGAGAGTTGGTCGCGGGACATGTCCCCCTTGGGCATCAGCCAGCGACCCACAACCAACACAATGAGCATGGTCTGCTCCAGGCCAGCAACCCAGTTCTCTGGGTCCAGCTCCACGATGCCCTGGGTGAAGGTAACAGCACCGTCTGGTTACGTCAAAAGCGTTCGCCAAATTAGACAATTAATTTTTGTTACAATTTTTGGCATTGGCTTTCTGTGATCTTTTTTTTAGCAATCATTCATACCATATAT
This sequence is a window from Siniperca chuatsi isolate FFG_IHB_CAS linkage group LG10, ASM2008510v1, whole genome shotgun sequence. Protein-coding genes within it:
- the LOC122883042 gene encoding transmembrane protein 26, translated to MCRLLNVLLASLSRFLFAVHGVVTVWRVVAVKEEPLYWLLLTGVALLGVEMAVTLKCTQNAEWKWFSPMVFLYLSTVIPSIWFLELSLLQSKLPVNNSSGPELHLLAHIPITAGIVELDPENWVAGLEQTMLIVLVVGRWLMPKGDMSRDQLSQLLMVNVGLGADILDIFDTFKEPEVKTNRAVVIIGLALFSWALMQFPLVLTQTQPPKGEPPKTSLNGLFSCCPGAPSAFSSCCSSEVWSLLLTVGLQDGPFLIYRLYLMVQEQVLNQLMIFFTCKNILIVLLELYRIFVVQCEQPVGELGLDRCAALVLQCQTKSCGGKEGVEEEEGREECGGGQSCKTDAERGTEREEDQSCPGTERLKMP